One genomic window of Acidovorax radicis includes the following:
- a CDS encoding iron dicitrate transport regulator FecR: MNHPTHQLLGRSEDELTWFKRRSLVQAAALWMASGGWAAAQAQARSNVVELRGDALRNGEALTPQHTVTANDHIETGPGSTVVFTVGDSAFMVRQNSRVALESDTPAAVKVLRVLTGAVVSVWGRGTERRIVLPTATAGIRGTGVYAEVFADQDQRGYLCNCYGTVDLSAGGESLVSQSSYHQSFWAEAAPRNGRLLTPANAINHTDEELEFLAGLVQQRTAWQIAGRKGVKDGRGQMDYSTPGSAQNPPVPEPAPAPIPTPTPARAHGSPTDTY, from the coding sequence ATGAACCACCCCACCCACCAGCTCCTGGGCCGCTCTGAGGACGAACTCACCTGGTTCAAAAGGCGCAGCCTGGTGCAGGCTGCCGCGCTGTGGATGGCGTCGGGCGGCTGGGCGGCAGCCCAGGCCCAGGCGCGCAGCAATGTGGTGGAGCTGCGCGGCGATGCCTTGCGCAATGGCGAGGCACTGACACCCCAGCACACCGTCACCGCCAACGACCATATCGAAACCGGGCCCGGCTCCACGGTGGTTTTCACGGTGGGTGACAGCGCTTTCATGGTGCGGCAGAACTCGCGCGTGGCACTCGAGAGCGACACCCCCGCCGCCGTCAAGGTGCTGCGTGTGCTGACCGGCGCCGTGGTGAGTGTGTGGGGGCGCGGCACCGAGCGGCGCATCGTGCTGCCCACGGCCACGGCGGGCATACGGGGTACAGGCGTCTATGCCGAGGTGTTTGCCGACCAGGACCAGCGGGGCTACCTGTGCAATTGCTATGGCACGGTGGATCTGTCGGCCGGCGGCGAGAGCCTGGTCAGCCAATCGTCCTACCACCAGTCGTTCTGGGCCGAAGCCGCGCCGCGCAACGGGCGGCTGCTCACCCCCGCCAACGCCATCAACCACACCGATGAAGAGCTGGAGTTTCTGGCAGGCCTCGTGCAACAGCGCACGGCCTGGCAGATTGCGGGGCGCAAGGGCGTCAAGGACGGGCGTGGGCAGATGGACTACTCCACGCCGGGCAGTGCGCAAAACCCACCTGTGCCCGAACCTGCACCCGCACCGATACCAACACCGACGCCAGCTCGGGCGCATGGCAGCCCTACAGACACGTACTGA
- a CDS encoding PhoX family protein — MTQPTMPTRRKALQFLAGVPMLPLSASASAALLSACGGGDGDSSPSFVSASFTSMAAPTLATAAAMATTTVGSTLNLKLSDDTVRSYQLAYQPFFVTGDMVSDGKGGTVLSGGYYDINNKPIIDSTVADKARQYFSDAPDGTSLLTVANPTVTGIKGKAVFAVVQFEYTNKAQDGKTDMYGKLPSPIAVLTLDQDQTTGKLSLVKYHNVDTSKVHGLWITCGASLSPWGTHLSSEEYEPDAFSIASNTMFQAYSQNLYGDAAKANPYHYGHMPEVTVNPDGTASIKKHYCMGRISHELVQVMPDNRTTLMGDDATNSAYFVFVADKEKDLSSGTLYAAKVGTGFSIDPKATTAAALTWIKLGSATSAEIEQFANTLKPTDIMSVVKADPSDTSYTKIVANGKTEWIKINAGMEKAAAFLETHRYAAYMGASTGFSKMEGTTVNIKDKIAYSALQNCQDSMVAGNAANVPGNGISIPKKLGAGAVMALNLKGGQKDTKGAAINSEWMPVDTKALLAGEDITADALGNTANPNNIANPDNLKFSEKMRTLFIGEDSGQHVNNFLWAYNIDTKQLSRVMSIPAGGESTGLHAVDEINGWTYIMSNFQHAGDWGSIHNVVKATLDPLINANYKNKSGAAVGYLTGTPSQMKLS, encoded by the coding sequence ATGACCCAACCGACGATGCCTACCCGCCGCAAGGCCCTGCAATTTCTGGCCGGCGTCCCCATGCTTCCGCTCAGCGCCAGCGCATCCGCCGCCCTGCTGAGTGCCTGCGGTGGCGGCGATGGCGACTCTTCGCCCAGCTTTGTGTCGGCCAGCTTTACGTCGATGGCAGCCCCCACGCTCGCGACGGCAGCCGCCATGGCCACCACCACGGTGGGCTCCACGTTGAACCTCAAACTCAGCGATGACACGGTCCGGTCGTACCAACTGGCCTATCAGCCGTTCTTCGTGACCGGCGACATGGTGTCCGACGGCAAAGGCGGCACCGTGCTGTCAGGCGGCTACTACGACATCAACAACAAGCCCATCATCGACAGCACCGTGGCCGACAAGGCGCGTCAGTACTTCTCTGATGCACCGGACGGCACGTCGCTGCTCACCGTGGCCAACCCCACGGTCACGGGCATCAAGGGCAAGGCCGTGTTCGCCGTGGTGCAGTTTGAATACACCAACAAGGCACAAGATGGAAAGACCGACATGTACGGCAAGCTGCCCTCGCCGATTGCCGTGCTGACACTGGACCAGGACCAGACCACCGGCAAGCTGAGCCTGGTGAAATACCACAACGTGGACACCTCCAAGGTGCATGGCCTGTGGATCACCTGTGGCGCCAGCCTGTCGCCCTGGGGCACCCACCTGTCGAGCGAAGAGTACGAACCCGATGCGTTCAGCATCGCCAGCAACACCATGTTCCAGGCCTACAGCCAGAACCTGTATGGCGACGCTGCCAAGGCCAACCCCTACCACTACGGCCACATGCCCGAAGTGACGGTGAACCCCGATGGCACGGCCAGCATCAAGAAGCACTACTGCATGGGCCGCATCTCGCACGAGCTGGTGCAGGTGATGCCTGACAACCGCACCACACTGATGGGCGACGACGCAACCAACAGCGCTTATTTCGTGTTCGTGGCCGACAAGGAAAAAGACCTGTCGTCCGGCACGCTGTATGCCGCCAAGGTGGGCACGGGCTTCTCGATTGACCCCAAGGCCACCACGGCTGCCGCACTCACCTGGATCAAACTGGGCTCGGCCACCAGCGCCGAGATCGAGCAGTTCGCCAACACGCTCAAGCCCACCGACATCATGAGCGTGGTGAAGGCAGATCCGAGCGACACCAGCTACACCAAGATCGTGGCCAACGGCAAAACCGAGTGGATCAAGATCAACGCGGGCATGGAAAAGGCCGCCGCTTTCCTGGAAACGCACCGCTACGCCGCCTATATGGGCGCCAGCACGGGCTTCTCGAAAATGGAAGGCACGACCGTCAACATCAAGGACAAGATCGCCTACTCGGCGCTGCAAAACTGCCAAGATTCGATGGTGGCAGGCAACGCCGCCAATGTGCCCGGCAACGGCATCTCCATCCCAAAGAAACTCGGTGCCGGCGCGGTGATGGCGCTGAACCTCAAGGGCGGACAGAAGGACACGAAGGGCGCTGCCATCAACAGCGAGTGGATGCCTGTGGACACCAAGGCGCTGCTGGCAGGTGAAGACATCACAGCAGACGCGCTGGGCAACACGGCCAACCCGAACAACATCGCCAACCCCGACAACCTGAAGTTCTCGGAAAAGATGCGCACCCTGTTCATCGGCGAAGACAGCGGCCAGCATGTCAACAACTTCCTGTGGGCCTACAACATCGACACCAAGCAGCTGTCGCGTGTAATGTCGATCCCCGCAGGCGGCGAGTCCACCGGTCTGCACGCCGTGGACGAGATCAACGGCTGGACCTACATCATGAGCAACTTCCAGCACGCCGGCGACTGGGGCAGCATCCACAACGTGGTCAAGGCCACGCTGGACCCACTGATCAACGCCAACTACAAAAACAAGTCGGGGGCTGCTGTTGGCTACCTTACCGGCACACCCAGCCAGATGAAGCTGAGCTGA
- a CDS encoding homoserine kinase, protein MAVFTEVSPHEARELLRRLQLGELVELRGIEGGIENTNYFLTSDQGEFVLTLFERLTAEQLPFYLHLMKHLAHGGVPVPDPRSDRNGEILHTVCGKPAAVVNKLRGKSQLAPQGVHCAAVGTMLARMHLAGRDFDRHQPNLRGLPWWNETVPVVLPHIDPGQAALLRAELAYQNHIAAGSTYTALPRGPVHADLFRDNVMFDGETLTGFFDFYFAGVDTWLFDLAVCLNDWCIDLPTGAHDAERATRMLDAYQAVRPLTAAERELLPAMLRAGALRFWISRLWDYHLPREASMLTPHDPTHFERVLRGRIAQPVHA, encoded by the coding sequence ATGGCCGTTTTTACCGAAGTCTCCCCCCACGAGGCGCGCGAATTGCTGCGCCGTTTGCAACTCGGTGAGCTGGTGGAGCTGCGCGGCATCGAGGGCGGTATCGAGAACACCAACTACTTTCTGACCAGCGATCAGGGCGAATTCGTGCTGACCTTGTTCGAGCGCCTCACGGCCGAACAACTGCCGTTTTATCTGCACCTGATGAAACACCTGGCACACGGTGGCGTGCCCGTGCCCGACCCACGCAGCGACCGCAATGGCGAAATCCTGCACACGGTGTGTGGCAAACCAGCCGCCGTGGTGAACAAGCTGCGCGGCAAAAGCCAGCTGGCGCCCCAAGGCGTGCACTGCGCCGCCGTGGGCACCATGCTGGCGCGCATGCACCTGGCCGGGCGCGACTTCGACCGCCACCAGCCCAACCTGCGCGGCCTGCCCTGGTGGAACGAAACCGTGCCCGTGGTGTTGCCCCACATCGACCCGGGCCAGGCCGCACTGCTGCGCGCCGAGCTGGCCTACCAAAATCACATTGCAGCGGGCTCCACCTATACCGCCCTGCCCCGGGGCCCGGTGCATGCCGACCTGTTTCGCGACAACGTGATGTTCGACGGCGAAACGCTGACGGGCTTTTTCGACTTCTACTTTGCGGGCGTGGACACCTGGCTGTTTGACTTGGCGGTGTGCCTGAACGACTGGTGTATTGACCTGCCCACCGGCGCGCATGACGCCGAACGCGCCACCCGCATGCTGGACGCCTACCAGGCCGTGCGGCCACTCACCGCCGCCGAGCGCGAGCTGCTGCCCGCCATGCTGCGCGCCGGGGCGCTACGGTTTTGGATCTCGCGCCTGTGGGACTATCACCTGCCGCGCGAGGCCTCGATGCTCACGCCCCACGACCCCACCCATTTCGAGCGCGTGCTGCGCGGACGTATTGCCCAGCCGGTGCACGCATAG
- a CDS encoding BPSS1780 family membrane protein, producing the protein MKLNIVPARTGMAWVKLGIRTFWRQPMALAALFFLTMASMSLATMIPLVGPAVALALLPSATLAMMVASAEATQGRFPTPTLLLVAFRTGKQRLRDMLVLGALYAVGFLGIMGLSALLDGGQFAQVYLGGAVLTKEVAEDPSFQAAMWLSMLLYLPLSLLFWHAPGLVHWHGVPPVKALFFSIVACVRNFGAFVVYGLGWLGVFLLGGLVVSVVSALLAVAGLSGATAGGIMVGGAMMMAAMFFTSVVFTFRDSFAPPAKTEMEAPPDEPPHPPAPGPL; encoded by the coding sequence ATGAAACTCAACATCGTCCCCGCACGCACCGGCATGGCCTGGGTCAAACTCGGCATCCGGACGTTCTGGCGGCAACCCATGGCGCTGGCCGCGCTGTTTTTTCTGACCATGGCGTCCATGTCGCTGGCCACGATGATCCCGCTGGTGGGCCCCGCTGTCGCACTGGCGCTGCTGCCCTCGGCCACCCTCGCCATGATGGTGGCGTCAGCCGAAGCCACGCAGGGGCGGTTTCCCACGCCCACGCTGCTGCTGGTGGCGTTTCGCACGGGCAAGCAGCGCCTGCGCGACATGCTGGTGCTGGGCGCCCTGTATGCGGTGGGGTTTCTGGGCATCATGGGCCTGTCGGCCCTGCTTGACGGTGGGCAGTTTGCGCAGGTGTACCTGGGCGGTGCCGTGTTGACCAAAGAGGTGGCCGAAGACCCTTCGTTCCAGGCCGCGATGTGGCTGTCCATGCTGCTGTACCTGCCGCTGTCGCTGTTGTTCTGGCACGCCCCGGGCCTGGTGCACTGGCACGGCGTGCCGCCGGTCAAGGCGCTGTTCTTCAGCATCGTGGCCTGTGTGCGCAACTTTGGCGCGTTCGTTGTCTATGGGCTGGGCTGGCTGGGGGTGTTTCTGCTCGGCGGCCTGGTGGTCAGTGTGGTGTCTGCGCTGCTGGCCGTGGCGGGGCTTTCGGGTGCCACCGCCGGTGGCATCATGGTGGGCGGGGCCATGATGATGGCCGCCATGTTCTTCACGTCGGTGGTGTTCACCTTCCGTGACTCGTTCGCTCCCCCTGCCAAGACCGAGATGGAGGCACCCCCTGATGAACCACCCCACCCACCAGCTCCTGGGCCGCTCTGA
- a CDS encoding imelysin family protein produces the protein MALAQSSATPARSEAHSPVVAVTASAVTAHYAQLVHANYNDTLTAARSLQAAVKVFTAKPSAETLADARTKWLAAREFYGQTEAFRFYGGPIDNDNGPEGRINAWPMDESFVDSVQGKTNAGLVNNRQFAINKKNLSAQNERGGEENIATGWHAIEFFLWGQDLSETGPGNRNFEDFVDGKAPNADRRRQYLNVVTDLLIDDLASLVKSWAPSTARDTKNHYRTRFVKGGQESVRKMLLGLGSLSRGELAGERLEVALNSQDQEDEHSCFSDNTHRDAVTNAKGIQNVWLGEYQRADGSVLKGASLRDLVAAKDAALADRTTQQITASVAAAEGIQAPFDREIIGGKDAPGHQRIQKTIDSLTQQSKDLVAAANAIGITKLTLVQP, from the coding sequence ATGGCGCTGGCCCAAAGCAGCGCCACGCCCGCACGCAGCGAGGCCCATAGTCCCGTGGTGGCCGTGACGGCATCGGCTGTGACGGCGCACTATGCGCAGCTCGTGCACGCGAACTACAACGACACATTGACCGCTGCGCGCTCACTGCAGGCCGCCGTCAAGGTCTTCACGGCCAAACCATCGGCCGAGACGCTGGCAGACGCGCGAACAAAGTGGCTGGCGGCACGCGAGTTCTATGGACAGACCGAGGCCTTCCGCTTCTATGGCGGCCCTATCGACAACGACAACGGCCCCGAAGGCCGCATCAACGCCTGGCCCATGGACGAATCGTTCGTCGACAGCGTGCAGGGCAAGACCAATGCAGGGTTAGTGAACAACCGCCAATTCGCCATCAACAAGAAGAACCTGTCTGCGCAGAACGAGCGCGGTGGCGAGGAGAACATCGCCACTGGCTGGCACGCCATCGAGTTCTTCCTGTGGGGCCAGGACCTGTCCGAGACCGGCCCGGGCAACCGAAATTTTGAAGACTTCGTGGACGGCAAGGCCCCCAATGCCGACCGCCGCCGCCAGTACCTGAACGTGGTGACCGACCTGCTCATCGACGACCTCGCCTCGCTGGTGAAGTCCTGGGCGCCCAGTACGGCCAGGGACACCAAGAACCACTACCGCACCCGCTTCGTGAAGGGGGGCCAGGAGTCCGTGCGAAAGATGCTTTTGGGCCTGGGCTCGCTCTCGCGCGGCGAGTTGGCCGGCGAGCGCCTGGAAGTGGCCCTGAACAGCCAGGACCAGGAAGACGAGCACTCGTGCTTCTCCGACAACACCCACCGCGACGCGGTGACCAATGCCAAGGGCATCCAGAACGTGTGGCTGGGCGAGTACCAGCGTGCCGACGGCAGCGTTCTCAAAGGCGCGTCGCTGCGCGACCTGGTGGCCGCCAAGGACGCAGCGCTGGCCGACAGGACGACGCAACAGATCACCGCCTCAGTCGCCGCCGCCGAAGGCATCCAGGCACCGTTTGACCGCGAGATCATCGGCGGCAAGGACGCACCGGGCCACCAGCGCATCCAGAAGACCATCGACAGCCTGACGCAGCAAAGCAAGGACCTGGTGGCCGCGGCCAACGCCATCGGAATCACCAAGCTCACGCTCGTGCAACCTTGA
- the polA gene encoding DNA polymerase I translates to MSNKKTLVLVDGSSYLYRAFHAMPDLRAVPGDMTSAATGAIRGMINMMQALRKEVHADYAACVFDASGPTFRDALYPEYKAQRAPMPDDLRAQIVPIHDVVRMMGWTVLAISGVEADDVIGTLAVTAAAQGIEVVVSSGDKDLSQLVNDHITIIDTMSGKRRDVAGVTAEFGVPPHLMVDYQTLVGDTVDNVPGVPKVGPKTAAKWLMEYGSLDALLERATEIKGVAGENLRNTIGWLPTGRQLVTIKTDCDLTADLPDLPALDAMAMGEPQTEPLRAFYEKYGFKGLASALKSAAPAAAAAPAVAMPGQSGDLFSDHSASPVAEAAQHRAVVYDTILNWTDFDQWMQRLHQAELVAIDTETTSLDEMRAEIVGISFSVQAGEAAYIPLAHTGPDAPVQLPWEEVLARMKPWLEDAKRHKLGQHIKYDRHVFANHGIEVQGYAHDTMLQSYVLEVHKPHNLTSLADRHTGRKGISYEDLCGKGAHQIPFAQVPVDKAAAYSCEDSDQTLDVHNALWPLLQADDKLRFIYELEIQSSEALYRIERNGVLIDAPTLAAQSHALGQRIVQLETEAYEIAGQPFNLSSPKQLGEIFFDKLGMPVVKKTATGARSTDEEVLEKLAEDYPLPAKLLEHRSLSKLKGTYTDKLAQLALPRTGRVHTHYAQAVAVTGRLSSNDPNLQNIPIRTPEGRRVREAFVAPPGCVIASADYSQIELRIMAHISGDHALLHAFHAGLDVHRATAAEVFGVSVDQVTSEQRRYAKVINFGLIYGMSSFGLAKNLGIETKAAAAYIDRYFQRYPGVKQYMDETKAAAKSMGYVETVFGRRLYLPEINSPNGPRRSGAERAAINAPMQGTAADLIKMAMVAVQKELDAHKPSIKMVMQVHDELVFELPEGEVDWLRSHIPRLMAGVAALKVPLLAEVGVGPNWDKAH, encoded by the coding sequence ATGAGCAATAAAAAGACCCTGGTGCTGGTGGACGGCTCCAGCTACCTGTACCGCGCCTTCCATGCCATGCCCGACCTGCGGGCCGTGCCGGGCGACATGACGAGTGCCGCCACGGGCGCCATTCGCGGCATGATCAATATGATGCAGGCGCTGCGCAAGGAAGTGCACGCTGACTACGCCGCCTGCGTTTTTGATGCGTCGGGCCCCACGTTTCGCGATGCCCTTTACCCTGAGTACAAGGCCCAGCGCGCGCCCATGCCCGACGATTTGCGCGCGCAGATTGTGCCTATCCACGACGTGGTGCGGATGATGGGCTGGACGGTGCTGGCCATCAGCGGTGTGGAGGCCGATGACGTGATCGGCACCCTGGCCGTGACCGCTGCCGCCCAGGGCATCGAGGTGGTGGTGAGCAGTGGCGACAAGGACCTGAGCCAGCTGGTCAATGACCACATCACCATCATCGACACCATGAGCGGCAAGCGCCGCGACGTGGCAGGGGTGACCGCCGAGTTTGGTGTGCCCCCGCACCTGATGGTGGACTACCAGACCCTGGTGGGCGACACGGTGGACAACGTGCCCGGCGTGCCCAAGGTGGGCCCCAAAACCGCCGCCAAGTGGCTCATGGAATATGGCTCGCTCGACGCGTTGCTTGAACGCGCCACCGAGATCAAGGGCGTGGCGGGAGAAAACCTGCGCAACACCATCGGCTGGCTGCCCACGGGCCGGCAACTGGTCACCATCAAGACCGACTGCGACCTGACCGCCGATCTGCCAGACCTGCCTGCACTCGATGCCATGGCCATGGGCGAGCCACAAACAGAGCCTTTGCGCGCCTTCTATGAAAAGTATGGGTTCAAGGGCTTGGCCAGCGCGCTCAAGAGCGCCGCACCGGCCGCTGCAGCGGCCCCTGCTGTGGCCATGCCCGGCCAAAGCGGCGACCTGTTCTCCGACCATTCCGCCAGCCCCGTGGCCGAGGCGGCCCAGCACCGCGCCGTGGTGTACGACACTATCCTGAACTGGACCGACTTTGACCAGTGGATGCAGCGCCTGCACCAGGCCGAGCTGGTCGCCATCGACACCGAAACCACCTCGCTCGACGAGATGCGCGCCGAAATCGTCGGCATCTCCTTTAGCGTGCAGGCGGGCGAGGCGGCTTACATCCCGCTGGCCCACACCGGGCCCGATGCGCCGGTGCAACTGCCGTGGGAAGAGGTGCTGGCGCGCATGAAGCCCTGGCTGGAAGACGCCAAGCGCCACAAGCTGGGCCAGCACATCAAGTACGACCGCCATGTGTTCGCCAACCACGGCATCGAGGTGCAAGGCTACGCGCACGACACCATGCTGCAAAGCTACGTGCTCGAAGTGCACAAGCCCCACAACCTCACCAGCCTGGCCGACCGCCACACGGGCCGCAAAGGCATCAGCTACGAAGACCTGTGCGGCAAGGGTGCGCACCAGATTCCTTTCGCCCAGGTGCCGGTCGACAAGGCCGCAGCCTACTCGTGCGAAGACTCGGACCAGACGCTGGATGTGCACAACGCGCTGTGGCCCTTGCTGCAGGCGGATGACAAATTGCGCTTCATCTACGAGCTGGAGATACAGAGCAGCGAGGCCCTGTACCGCATCGAGCGCAACGGCGTGCTGATCGACGCACCCACGCTGGCCGCGCAAAGCCATGCACTGGGCCAACGCATCGTGCAGCTGGAGACCGAGGCGTACGAGATTGCAGGCCAGCCCTTCAACCTGAGCAGCCCCAAGCAACTGGGCGAAATCTTCTTCGACAAGCTGGGCATGCCCGTGGTGAAGAAGACCGCCACCGGCGCCCGCAGCACCGACGAAGAAGTGCTGGAAAAGCTGGCTGAGGATTACCCCCTGCCCGCCAAGCTGCTGGAGCACCGATCGCTGAGCAAACTCAAGGGCACCTACACCGACAAGCTGGCGCAACTGGCGCTGCCGCGCACCGGCCGCGTGCACACGCACTATGCGCAGGCCGTGGCCGTCACCGGGCGTCTGTCGAGCAACGACCCCAACCTGCAGAACATCCCCATCCGCACGCCCGAAGGCCGCCGCGTGCGCGAGGCCTTCGTGGCACCGCCCGGCTGCGTGATTGCCAGCGCCGACTACAGCCAGATCGAACTGCGCATCATGGCCCACATCAGCGGCGACCACGCCTTGCTGCACGCCTTTCACGCCGGCCTGGACGTGCACCGCGCCACCGCTGCTGAGGTCTTTGGCGTGTCCGTGGACCAGGTGACTAGCGAACAACGCCGCTACGCCAAGGTCATCAATTTCGGCCTCATCTACGGCATGAGCAGTTTTGGCCTGGCCAAAAACCTCGGCATTGAAACCAAGGCCGCCGCCGCCTACATCGACCGCTACTTCCAGCGCTACCCCGGCGTGAAGCAGTACATGGACGAAACCAAGGCCGCCGCCAAATCCATGGGCTATGTCGAAACGGTGTTTGGCCGGCGCCTGTACCTGCCAGAAATCAACAGCCCCAACGGCCCGCGCCGCAGCGGTGCTGAGCGCGCGGCCATCAACGCGCCTATGCAGGGCACGGCGGCCGATCTCATCAAGATGGCCATGGTGGCGGTTCAGAAGGAACTGGATGCCCACAAGCCCAGCATCAAGATGGTCATGCAGGTGCACGACGAATTGGTGTTCGAGCTGCCCGAGGGCGAGGTGGACTGGCTGCGCAGCCACATCCCGCGCCTCATGGCCGGCGTGGCTGCGCTCAAGGTGCCACTGTTGGCCGAAGTGGGCGTGGGGCCCAACTGGGACAAGGCCCATTGA
- a CDS encoding serine hydrolase domain-containing protein, with translation MKLKKIALGGLLALAVAGTAGWLSLDKETRGLLKTVPTNRDLLFWTVPQRDAAFRALDRISLLAKWHVIPASTAPTALPPGPPLALPLDIDTYMAGQRAAGLVVVHNGKLRLERYGLGFDKDGRWTSFSVAKSFTSTLVGAALRDGAIKSMDDKVSAYIPDMKGSAYDDVSVRQLLTMTSGVRWNEDYADPNSDVAKFNNHKPEGGVDALVSYMRQLPREVPAGTRWHYSTGETNLVGILVSQATKKSLAQYLSEKVWQPAGMAQQATWLLSKTGQEISGCCLQAATLDYARFGQFILGGAVVNGQSIVPDGWLAEATTRRTPIDQPGRGYGYQWWTYDTGSFSARGIFGQGIFIDPARQLVIVSNANWAGGARDPVAMEARESFYRLVQKAVDDEAGTAPGAAGTR, from the coding sequence TTGAAACTCAAAAAAATCGCCCTGGGGGGCTTGTTGGCCCTGGCCGTGGCTGGCACCGCTGGGTGGCTCAGCCTGGACAAGGAAACCCGTGGCTTGCTCAAAACCGTGCCCACCAACCGCGACCTGCTCTTCTGGACCGTGCCGCAGCGCGATGCGGCCTTTCGCGCGCTGGACCGCATCTCGCTGCTGGCCAAGTGGCACGTGATCCCGGCCAGCACCGCCCCAACCGCCCTGCCACCCGGGCCACCGCTGGCATTGCCGCTGGATATCGACACCTACATGGCGGGCCAGCGCGCGGCTGGCCTGGTGGTGGTGCACAACGGCAAGTTGCGCCTGGAGCGCTATGGCCTGGGTTTTGACAAGGACGGGCGCTGGACGAGTTTCTCGGTGGCCAAATCCTTCACCTCCACCCTGGTCGGTGCGGCGCTGCGCGATGGCGCCATCAAGAGCATGGACGACAAGGTGAGTGCCTACATACCCGACATGAAAGGCTCGGCCTATGACGATGTGAGCGTGCGCCAGTTGCTCACCATGACCTCCGGCGTGCGATGGAACGAAGACTACGCCGACCCGAACTCCGACGTGGCGAAGTTCAACAACCACAAACCCGAAGGCGGTGTGGACGCCCTGGTGAGCTATATGCGCCAATTGCCGCGCGAGGTGCCTGCCGGCACGCGCTGGCACTACAGCACGGGCGAGACCAACCTGGTGGGCATTCTGGTGAGCCAGGCCACGAAAAAATCACTGGCCCAATACCTCTCCGAAAAGGTCTGGCAACCGGCGGGCATGGCGCAGCAGGCCACCTGGCTGCTGAGCAAGACGGGGCAAGAGATCAGCGGCTGCTGCCTGCAGGCCGCCACGCTGGACTATGCGCGTTTTGGGCAATTCATTCTGGGCGGCGCTGTGGTCAACGGCCAAAGCATCGTGCCCGACGGTTGGCTGGCCGAGGCCACCACACGCCGCACTCCCATCGACCAGCCGGGCCGGGGTTATGGCTACCAGTGGTGGACGTATGACACCGGCAGCTTCAGCGCGCGGGGCATCTTTGGCCAGGGCATCTTCATCGACCCCGCACGCCAACTCGTGATCGTGTCGAACGCCAACTGGGCGGGCGGCGCACGCGACCCGGTCGCCATGGAGGCCCGCGAATCGTTTTACCGCCTGGTGCAAAAGGCGGTGGACGACGAGGCGGGCACCGCGCCCGGCGCTGCAGGCACACGCTGA